TCTACACTAAAGAAGAGATTAAGGGAATCTTAGTAGAATCCATCATCCAAACAGACCTTaaataggccaaaaaaaaaaatagttcgaATCTCCAAGAAGTAGCttaatcggctggggaccatgtctcatgaagcagaggtcactagttcgaatccccctcccCTTGTGGTGGAcatgtcacaaaaaaaaaaaaattaacttcataGAACGACATAGAAATGATTCGAACTAATGACTTTACTTCGTGAGACGTAGTCTTCAACCTAATGAGAACATAGTTGTATCAATACAAATTTGTCAGGTTGAGATTTATTTGGCTTTTATCTAATAAGTATTTtgaaattacaataaaaattcctttttttttaaaaaataaaaataataataaaattgagaagGGAATAGCCCTAACAAAAAGCATGGGACACGTGTCATAATCACCAGCCAAGCCGAATACCCTACAAATACGCGTAGCCGGCAGGGAGCAACAATCACTCTGTATTTTGCGCTTCTGAGAAGTTCTAGAACGTTCTTCTTTCCCGCGCAAAAACAAAACCGCGTTTCACCATAGCTGTTCATCGGAATCGTTGTTGTCACTCATCGTCTGAAAAAGATTACAATTTTACAATCACTGGCTGGGTTCTTTGATGGTCATTTTGTCGGAGGCTGCGGTTTCGAGGTTGGTTGAATTTTtccatcatttttcttttgattgttGTAAATTCTTGATTTGTGTCTCATGATTCTGGGTTTTGGCGGAAAAGGGTTTTTGATTTGTGTGGGTGATCATCCTGGGTTGTGTGTGATTGATAAAAATACAgtctttcttcctctctctccccctcctcCGTAAGGCCCGTCGTTTTGGTCCTCGGAGGCTACAAGCGCCTCTACTTGGTCTGCGTCCGACCCGTACCGAGCCGACTCGAAAACTCAGACCTTGTTAGTCTAGTGTGAATCAATAAATCAAGAAAAggaaacttatttatttattacattaattaattaattattattaattagaaACTTCCGCTCCAAGTTTCTAGGGTTTTCCTCTGAAAAAATTAGGATATGGCTTAATTTACAGCACCTATGCTGTAGTAAATCTAAGggtttggatttgatttcaaacccttgaaatcaaatccaaagggtttgaaatcaaatccaaaccCTTTGTCTTTGGAATAGAGTGGGTTAAGCTTGCCCATTCTATTCGGGATAACGTGTTTGAATTCCCAGCTATCAGTTGAATCAAACATTTGGGTAGCTTCTACGATTCTGCTATGGTGCTCTGTATTGTGCGGTTGTGGGGTTGGGCTTAGGCTTTTGTTGCAATtgattgttgtttgttttttttttcctgtgcaaTAGTATTGAACAATCTATGTAGAAATTTTGCAAAGATCCAGGTGTTGACTTGATGTCTCTACCATTTAGTTGTTGCAGGAAGAGGAAGTCCCGAAGTAGACAAGATGCAACTCTATCAGTTGCTGAGACCCTCGCCAAGTGGGAAGAGCATAATGCCCAGCTCGACTCTTGCAATATTGAGACTAAATCAGTTCGTAAAGCTCCAGGTGTTGGGTCAAAGAAGGGGTGTATGAAAGGAAAGGGAGGTCCTAAGAACTCGTCATTTAAGTACAAAGGTGTTAGGCAGAGGACATGGGGTAAATGGGTTGTGAAATTCGTGAACTAAAGGGAAAAAGGCTATGGCTTGGTACTTTTGAAAATGCTGTTGATGCTGCCTTGTCTCATGATAAAGCTGCAAGAGCAATGTACGGTTCTCTTGCCTGCCTCAACTTTACGGATGATTGTTCAGCGACAACCTCATCAAGCATATGTTGCAGTCACTGAATCTGTTGAAGAAGAATCTGATGGCATTTCAAAGTGTTTTTGGGATGACAGACGAGTATTCTATGAATGAAATGTTTTATTTGAAGGAAGTTAACACTCTCTTTGACACTAGTCATCTCCCTGATATTGTCGGTGTTGGCTAATGATGCTGGTCAGCTTTAGTTCTCTGCCATTCAGACTCTGAATGATATGGCAGCAAACACCTTCCAGAGTTGATAAGTTTTGAGTTATATAAGACGTCAGATAGACAGAAGAGTATTAGAATTATTAGATGATTTATCAGATTTCTCATTTTGTGTAGAGGGGATAATGAATGTTAGATAGGAGGCAGACTTGGATTCTTTTTGGCTGACTGAGCTGATTCTTTAAGGGTTTTAGATTGGGGAAttggctttttattttttatttttttgatgtaACAAATATACCACTTTAGGATGCACAATGTTCAATTGAATGATAAACAAAGTTTATGTTTGATATACTGCATAATTTTTTGTCAGGGAATCTTTCATTCTTCTACCCTCTTCCTACTTCACCTTCATTTTTTAGTTAGCTTGAGATATTTTCAATGTGGTGCCTATACTAAATTCACTGAGGTTTGAAACTTTTTGATATAGATGTTATCTGTATGCTATTGCAGGTAtagatataaataaatatatttcttCTCATATGCATGGCTTCCAAGTGAATGATTTGTATGATATCAGGGAGTTTGATATGGAGAACAATAACGTTAGCTATGACTTGTCTTAATATTTCCTTCCTAGATTTTCAAATCGTTGATGGAAATAGTGTCATGTCAACATGCATTTATATAATAAAGAGGTCATGCCATACATGCCACATAGACTTCATGTAATCAATAATCACATCATCATACACATCCAAATGTATGTGTTTTAAATGGTTTCACATTCAGTCACTTAAAAAAGAAGTGTAAGTAAGATGTTATGTCAATTAGTATAACATGAATATGATAAATAGATGTGAAGAgtaatattactttttttttaggtttattgGTTTAGGAGGTGAGAGAGAGGTATGGGATGATTCACTccataatatttttctattatttcctTACCCCATTCACTACGTCTTCAattcttttatatttgaaaaaaaaaaaaaaaaaaaaaaaaacctctgcTTCGTAGTCTACAAACACATAAAGAAGGGCAATTTTCGATCCTTGCACAGTTAAATTTTGGTCAAGCTTGTTCTTCTCTTGTTTTTGGTAAAGATGAATTGTCCATTTGACTTGTTTATATCTAAACAAACctttgaaaacatatatatcAAGGAAGACGTACACAAAAATGCacggaaaatattaaaattacaacaagtacacaacaccaaggcataTTGGGAGGAACCCACATGTGTGAGTCCCATCCCAATATGCCTTGGTGTTATGCACTTGTAGTGCATGTATCATCTCCCAAGAGGAGACCTGATTGGTACATAAAAGTTgtacaactgttgtgcacctTTGTAAAGACATGGGGTGAAACCTATGTAGTAAGTCCCACCACATGAGTCCCACCCCATATTTCTAAAAACCTGGTACAACTATTATGCAATAGTCTTTTTCCACCCCTTTTTAACTGTGAAAATTGATTGACAAAattcaaggaaaaagaaaaagaaaaagaaaagagggtaGGTCCTCATCTTCACTTCTACATCAAATAGTATGATGAGATTTGGTTTAAAtgctaaccaaaaaaaaaaccataagaaatcttttgtaattttttaaaccgtcCAAATTTATTTCTACTATCTCTTTTTCATGAAACACTTGAGTTAAATCTACGCCATTAAAAAATTACGAGATTAAAAAATTcctgtaatttgtttttaatgcaCCTAAGCCAAACAGGGACCCTAAAAGGAAGAAGTTGTAATTGGTGCACAACAAAGTTGCACAAAACATGACACATGAGATAGAACTCATGTGGTGGGTCTCACTCACATGAATCCCACCTATGTATCTTGTATTGCGCATGTATTGTACAACCTTGTTGTGCAAAAATCTTTTCCCAAAAGGAAAAGGGTCAAGCGGTTatcatgaaagaaaagaaaagagtgcaGATTTGAAAGACATTTTTTTCGGTCTTCAATTTTTGTTATTGGTGAACTTTTACAGTG
The sequence above is drawn from the Alnus glutinosa chromosome 11, dhAlnGlut1.1, whole genome shotgun sequence genome and encodes:
- the LOC133882612 gene encoding dehydration-responsive element-binding protein 2A-like isoform X1 codes for the protein MVILSEAAVSSCCRKRKSRSRQDATLSVAETLAKWEEHNAQLDSCNIETKSVRKAPGVGSKKGCMKGKGGPKNSSFKYKGVRQRTWGKWVVKFVN
- the LOC133882612 gene encoding dehydration-responsive element-binding protein 2A-like isoform X2 codes for the protein MVILSEAAVSRKRKSRSRQDATLSVAETLAKWEEHNAQLDSCNIETKSVRKAPGVGSKKGCMKGKGGPKNSSFKYKGVRQRTWGKWVVKFVN